Part of the Aureitalea marina genome, AATATGGTTTGCTCTATGGTCAAGTCCTGGTCCAGATCAGGTTCTTGCTCCAGCAGGGCCATGGTGATCCCTTTTCTAAACACTACCTGGCCTTTGTCTGCCTGATCCAGCCCGGCAATAATTCGTAAGAGTGTTGTTTTTCCGGATCCGTTGCCGGCCACCAGGCCAATTTTTTGGCCCGCATTGATGCCAAAGGAAATATCCTGTAACAGCACCCGCTCTCCAAATGATTTTGCTATATACTCTACAGTGGCCAGATTCATGCCGCTAAAATGCAATAAAATGTGTTAAGCGCGGCTGTGAATGTTAAGTTTTGGCCAATTCCGTTATATTTGCTCAGAGCAACTTACCTACAATGAAGTTCTACCCCCTCTTACTCGTCATTTGCTTTGGATTAATGGCAACATCCTGCATTACCACCAAGCAACTGACCTATTTACAGCCTAGCGAAGAACAGCAAGTTGATAGTTTGATCAGCCTGCAGAAATCTCAGCCGCCTTACCGTTTGCAGATTAACGACCTGCTTAGTATACGTGTGAAAGCCCTGGACCAGGAAACAGTTGGTTTTTTTAACCCCATTGGAGAGGGTAACCCTAATGCAACTACAGAAGAGCGACTCTACAGAGATGGATTTGTTGTGGATAGACACGGAAATATCCGGATTCCCAGTTTAGGAGAGGTACCTGTTTTGGGTATGACGGTAGAGGAGGTCCGGAAGGATATTGAAGAACGCTTGTTAAAGGACTACTTCAAGGAAGAGGCCCAGATCTTTGTGACCGTCAAACTGGCTGGTATCCGATATACTATTGCCGGGGAGATAAACGGACCGGGTTCCAACATTATTTATCGGGATCAGGTATCAATCATGGAGGCCATAGCGAATAGTGGGGATATTCCCGTAACCGGAGATAAATCCGATGTGATCATCATCCGTCAATATCCCATAGGGCAAAAGGTTCACCACATCAATCTCAACGATCTGAATGCGATGAATTCGCCTTACTACTATATTCAACCAAATGACCTTATCCTGATCAATCCTTTACCGCAGAAAGCCATAGGCTCCGGTACAACAGGGCTACAAACTTTCCGGGATATTGTGTTAGTGTTAACGGCGGCCACCACCACCATCTTACTGTTTATCAGCTTATGATCTACGAGGAGGCCGATAAGCAGGAGATACACGCTCAATTTGACATTCAAGGGTTTTTGGCTAAACTCCTAAGGTACTGGCCCGTCTTTGTTGTTTCTTTGCTGATCGCTTTCGGGGTGGCCTATTATATCAGCGTCCGCAAGCTGCCTGTTTATCGCATGCAGAATATCATTAACATAAAGGATAAACAGAATCCCTTTTTTACATCCAATACCAGCTTGACCTTTAATTGGGGAGGAGTTACAGATAAGGTCAATACCGCTATGGTCGTACTCAAGTCCAGGACGCATAATGAAGATGTCGTCGATAGGTTGCAATTCTATGTCAATTATTTGACCGATGGGGATTATCAGCAGGTGGATGCATACGGCCGGGTACCATTTCAGGTTGAATTGGATCTTGAAAGGCCTCAAGCCCTTTGGAGGCAATTTAAAGTGGAATTCAGAGATTCTGTGAACTATACGCTAAGTGTAAATTTTGAGTCAGATAGGGCCAATACACAGTGGTTTGGTAATAAACGCCGGGGTGGAATTCCTACACCTGTAGGTGAATTTCGCGAAGACTTTAAGTTAGGGGATATCATACGGTTGCCTTTTCTCAATGTTAGGTTAATGCCAGTGAGAGGGTGGAGGCCAATTCCGAACCAACCGTATTATTTTCAATTTCAGAATTTTAATTCTACTGTAAGCAAATATATGGGGATCGGTGTCAGACCAGAATCCGATGGCTCGTCCACCTTATTACTCAGTTTGGTAGGAACCAACAAAAAGCGTCTGGTAGACTATTTGAATACTTCTGTGGGTATATTTAGCGAGAACCTGTTGGAACAAAAAAATGAATTTGCCACCAACACCATTCGCTTTATTGACAGCACTTTGGCAGAACAAACCGTCCAGTTAAAGAGTGTAGAGGACGAACTGAACCAATTTAAGGATAGGAACAAGATATATGACCTGGGAGCAGAAGGAACCCTGCTCAACAACCGGATAAATGAATTGGATCTGCGGAAAGAGGGCATAGATCGCGAAATTGACTATTACAACATTTTGGAGAATTATCTTCTCAACCGCACGGACTATTCCAGCGTTCCTGCACCCTCAGTGGCAAATATTAGTGAGTCTAGTATAGTTGCCGGTGTTGGTAGGATAGTCTCTCTGGCGGAAGAGCGGAATAAATTGCAGTATTCATATCGGGAAGGAGCACCTATCTTTCTAGACATTGACCGTCAGATAGATGCGGTTAAAGAAATACTTTTTGAGAACATACGCTCCACCAAAAGTCTTAAGCAGCAGGAGTTAATCACAGTGCAAGGTGATATCGCCCGCTATGAAAGTGAGATAAGGCAACTACCTAAGGAACAGCAGGACCTGATCAAGATTCAGCGTCGATATGATCTCACACAAGGCACCTATAATCTGTTTTTATCCAAACGCTCCGAAGCTGATCTGGTAAGAGCGGCCAATGTGAGTGACGTTCAAGTCATCGACCTGGCCAAGGATACCGGAGGAGGCAAGGTTGGGCCAAACAATAAGCTCAATTACATTCTTGCCGGCGTGGTAGGATTAATAGTTCCTTTGGTTGTCGTTTTTTTAATTGTATTCCTGGATAACCGTATCCATACCGTAAAAGACGTGGAACGGCTCTCGGACATACCTATACTGGGATATATTGGAAAGTCGAGGGCTGAAACTAATTTGGTAGTTTTGGACCAGCCTAAATCGGCTATTTCTGAAGCCTTCAGGGGGTTACGCTCCAGTCTGCAATATATATATCGCAGGTTGGGGACAGCAGGAAGCAAGACGGTGTTGATCACCTCTTCAATCAGTGGGGAAGGAAAGACCTTCTGCTCCATGAATCTTGCTTCCGTTTTGGCCCTAAGCAATAAAAAGACTTTACTCTTGGGATTAGATTTACGTAAGCCCAAGATATTTGGCGATTTTAATATTGACAATTCTGTTGGAGTGGTCAACTATTTGATCGGGCAGGCCAGCAAGGAAGAGATCATACAAGAATCAGGTACCCCAAACTTGCGAATAATCACTTCCGGCCCGATCCCTCCTAACCCATCGGAACTATTGATCAGTGAGCGAATGCAGGATCTTATAACTGAACTAAAAGGGGAATACGAATATATTGTGATAGATTCACCACCAATTGGTCTAGTTTCTGATGCAGCTGGGTTACTTGACTATGCCGATGCCACACTGTATATGATCCGCCAGAATTACACCAAGCGGGCCATGCTTAGTATTATCAATGAAAAATACAAGACTGGGGAGGTATCCAATATCAGTTTTGTGATGAACGTCTTCGGAAAACAGGGAGTTTTGGGTTACGGCTACGGCTACGGCTACGGCTACGGCTATGGTTATGGCTACGGTCAGGGTTATCACGAAGATGCTGTCAAACCTTCATTTTTGGGACGACTGCGACGGCGTTTTACAAAGAAGAAATAACTTCCTGGCCAGATGAGTTCGGCCCAACATCTTTTAAAGCGCGTGGTGGATCTTTTGATCGGCCTTCCTCTTGCTTTAGTCTCATTGCCCATTGTGCTTCTTCTGATTTTGCTCGCCAGTTTGAGTACGGCTCAATTTGGTCTTTTTTGTCAGCACCGCATAGGTAGGCATGGCAAAGGGTTCAAACTTTGTAAGATTAGATCCTTGAAAGGTTCAGATCATCTGGATGTAAGGGAAATGAAGCGGGCTACTGCGCCATTTGGGAAGTGGCTCAGAAATTCCAAACTGGACGAGTTGCCCCAACTTTGGCAGGTGGTCATCGGGCAGATGAGTTTGGTGGGACCCCGACCGGATATACCTGGTTATGCGGATCAGCTGCAAGGCGAAGATCGTCTCATCTTGGAGTTACGCCCCGGGATTACCGGGCCGGCCAGCATTAAGTACAAACAGGAAGATACCTTGTTGTTAAGCCAGGAAGATCCCAATGCTTATAACAATGAAGTGATCTGGCCGGATAAGGTCAGGATCAATAAATCCTACTATCAGAATTGGTCGCTTTGGACAGATTTCAGGTATCTTTGGCAATCGCTCATCTAAAGTTCTCATGAAAGAAAACCCCCAAATTGTGATTATCGGACTGGGCTATGTAGGCCTACCCTTGGCTGTGGCTTTTGCCGAAAAATACCGGGTGATAGGATTCGATATCAACACGGCTCGGATTACCGAACTCAGACAGGGAAAAGACCACACCCTGGAGGTGGAAGAGGAGCTGTTGGCAGCTGCTCTCATGCAGGATGGTGAATCGGGATTGAGATTTACTTCTGAGCCTGAGGAATTGAAGGGATCCGATGTGTTTATCATTACTGTACCTACACCCACCGATTCCCAGAACAAACCTGTATTAACTCCATTGGAAAAAGCCAGTGAAACGGTCGGTAACATTTTAGAGCCCGGGCAGATCGTCATTTATGAGTCTACGGTATATCCCGGATTGACCGAAGAGGTCTGTGTGCCCATATTGGAGAAGGAATCGGGCCTAATCTTTAACAAGGACTTCTTTGCAGGTTATTCGCCGGAACGGATCAACCCGGGAGATAAGAATCATACCATTAAAAAAATACTCAAAGTTACCTCTGGTTCTACCCCGGAAGTGGCCAGGTACATTGATGGCCTCTATGCTTCTGTGATCACAGCCGGGACTCATCTGGCGCCATCCATCAAGGTAGCCGAGGCTGCCAAGGTCATCGAAAACTCCCAGCGCGATATCAATATTGCCTTTGTCAATGAACTGGCCAAGATCTTCAACCTTCTGGACATAGACACCCGCGCTGTTCTCGAAGCTGCCGGAACCAAGTGGAACTTTCTAAAATTTACACCCGGATTGGTTGGAGGACACTGTATTGGAGTTGATCCTTACTATCTGGCCCAGAAAGCTGAGTCTGCGGGCTATAACCCTGAGATCATACTGGCCGGGCGTCGAATGAACGATAGTATGGGTGCCCATGTGGCTTCTCAAGTAGTCAAGCTCATGATCCAAAAGGAGATCCCGGTAAAAGGAGCAAAGGCTTTGGTACTTGGAGTTACCTTTAAAGAAAATTGCCCGGACATTCGAAATACGCGAGTCGTCGATGTTATTGCTGAACTCAAGTCTTATGGTTTAGATGTGGAACTTTATGATCCCTGGGCCGCTTCGGAGGAAGTTCATGAAGAATACGGACTAAATTTGGAAGAGGAGCTGAAAGATGACGCAAGTTATGATGTGATTGTACTTTGTGTGGCACACAATGAGTTCAAATCGCTAAATTTAGAATTGATGTCCAGCAGTAATTCTGTGATCTATGATGTAAAAGGTATACTCGCGGATGATATAGTCGATGGCCGTTTGTAATGTATCAAAATAAATTTCATACTGAAGATATAACGAAACTCAGCTTCCTGATAACAGGAGGTGCCGGCTTTATTGGGAGTAATTTGGTGGAATATCTCCTGAATCACAAGGCTGGCAAGGTCAGGGTTTTGGATAATTTGGCTACCGGATCCGAAGAAAACATCAGAGAATTCTTTAATCATCCCTCCTTCGAATACATAGAAGGGGATATACGAGATCTTGAGACTTGTAGAGAGGCCATGAGTGGGATCGACTTTGTATCTCACCAAGCTGCGCTTGGATCTGTCCCGCGTTCCCTGGATGATCCGCTTACTTCCCATGAGGTAAATGTAACGGGCTTTGTCAACATGCTGATCGCCCAAAAGGAGAGCTCAACCGTCAAACGAATGGTCTATGCAGCTTCATCGTCCACCTACGGTGATAGCCTGGAATTACCCAAGGTGGAGGATAGGATCGGAAACCCACTTTCTCCCTATGCAGTCACCAAACTGGCCAATGAGATTTATTCCGATGTCTTCTGCAGAAGTTATGGAATAGAGACTGTCGGATTAAGGTATTTTAATGTTTTCGGACCCAAGCAGAGCCCGGATGGACCCTATGCCGCGGTCATCCCACTCTTTATGCAAGCGCTAAAAGACAATGTTCCTCCTACCATTCATGGTGATGGAGACCAAACACGGGATTTTACCTTTGTTGAAAACGCTGTGCAGGCCAATATACGTGCGTTCTTTGCAGGACCTGAAGCGGCCAACCAGGTCTATAATGTGGCTTGTGGGCAGCGGATCAGCTTAAACGAACTCTGGGAACAGTTGCAACAATTGGCAGGAATTCAGTTAAAGGCCCATCACGGACCGGCCCGAAAAGGGGATGTGAGGGATTCCTTGGCTCAGATCGACAAGGCGAAAAAATATTTGAATTACAACAATTTGATCAGTTGTGACCTCGGTCTGCAGATCACATGGGATCATTTTTACCAAGACTAGAGGTGTGATGAGTCTAGGTTCATTATTTGATAAGATCTTTGAAAAGAACATATCCGGACGCATACGCAATCGGTTTGTGCAAGAAGGCTACAAACCAATCACATACAGTGAACCCAAGGATATTTTCATTGCCGGATATCCAAAATCGGGTAATACCTGGGTCCAGAATTTGCTAACAGGGATGTTGTTAGGGTCGGCATCGTCTACAATACCGCCAAAGTTGGTTAGCGAATTGATCCCCGACGTACATGCAAAAAATTACTATAAGCGCATTTTTAATACCATGCACTTTAAGACACATGATCTTCCCATGTATCATCATAAACGCGTTATTCACCTGATCCGGGATCCACGGGATGTTTATGTCTCTTACTACCACTTTTTAAATATGAGTGGGGTTGAAGAGGTGTCTTTTGAGGCCATGTTAAATGGTGGTAAGGGGTTGTACAAAAGTACCTGGATGGAACATACCAAGTCCTGGAATAACAATCCGCATGATGCACAGATATTGACAGTCCGTTACGAGGACTTACTTGTAGACCCCTTAAGGCAAATGCAAAATATGGCCAAATTCTGTGACTTGGAATTAACCGATGACCTGTTGACTGATATTTACCGTCAGAATACCATAGACAGCTTGCGGAAAAAGGTAAGCGACCAAGGCTGGGATTACGGCAAACAATACGGGAAGAATTCCATCAATTTTTTTCGTAAGGGTGGTAGCGGCAACTATAAAGAGGAACTCACAAAAGAGCAGATCCAACTGATCAATGATCGGACCGAAGCTATGCTCAAACACTACGGCTACCAGTTCTAAACACATCTTGATTCAAACTCCACTTAGTTCACGGACGTTTGGATTAGAATTTCTACCTTCGTGCAAACCTACTTACCTGAACTGTGGAAACCAGAATTTATCGGAAGGGCCGACAAGCGAGACCTTTTAAGGTCTTCAAAGATAGTCTTACCGACCTGTACAGATCACGCTTCTTAGCACGCCAATGGGCAACGAGGGATATCAAAGGACA contains:
- a CDS encoding SDR family oxidoreductase translates to MYQNKFHTEDITKLSFLITGGAGFIGSNLVEYLLNHKAGKVRVLDNLATGSEENIREFFNHPSFEYIEGDIRDLETCREAMSGIDFVSHQAALGSVPRSLDDPLTSHEVNVTGFVNMLIAQKESSTVKRMVYAASSSTYGDSLELPKVEDRIGNPLSPYAVTKLANEIYSDVFCRSYGIETVGLRYFNVFGPKQSPDGPYAAVIPLFMQALKDNVPPTIHGDGDQTRDFTFVENAVQANIRAFFAGPEAANQVYNVACGQRISLNELWEQLQQLAGIQLKAHHGPARKGDVRDSLAQIDKAKKYLNYNNLISCDLGLQITWDHFYQD
- a CDS encoding GumC family protein, with amino-acid sequence MIYEEADKQEIHAQFDIQGFLAKLLRYWPVFVVSLLIAFGVAYYISVRKLPVYRMQNIINIKDKQNPFFTSNTSLTFNWGGVTDKVNTAMVVLKSRTHNEDVVDRLQFYVNYLTDGDYQQVDAYGRVPFQVELDLERPQALWRQFKVEFRDSVNYTLSVNFESDRANTQWFGNKRRGGIPTPVGEFREDFKLGDIIRLPFLNVRLMPVRGWRPIPNQPYYFQFQNFNSTVSKYMGIGVRPESDGSSTLLLSLVGTNKKRLVDYLNTSVGIFSENLLEQKNEFATNTIRFIDSTLAEQTVQLKSVEDELNQFKDRNKIYDLGAEGTLLNNRINELDLRKEGIDREIDYYNILENYLLNRTDYSSVPAPSVANISESSIVAGVGRIVSLAEERNKLQYSYREGAPIFLDIDRQIDAVKEILFENIRSTKSLKQQELITVQGDIARYESEIRQLPKEQQDLIKIQRRYDLTQGTYNLFLSKRSEADLVRAANVSDVQVIDLAKDTGGGKVGPNNKLNYILAGVVGLIVPLVVVFLIVFLDNRIHTVKDVERLSDIPILGYIGKSRAETNLVVLDQPKSAISEAFRGLRSSLQYIYRRLGTAGSKTVLITSSISGEGKTFCSMNLASVLALSNKKTLLLGLDLRKPKIFGDFNIDNSVGVVNYLIGQASKEEIIQESGTPNLRIITSGPIPPNPSELLISERMQDLITELKGEYEYIVIDSPPIGLVSDAAGLLDYADATLYMIRQNYTKRAMLSIINEKYKTGEVSNISFVMNVFGKQGVLGYGYGYGYGYGYGYGYGQGYHEDAVKPSFLGRLRRRFTKKK
- a CDS encoding sugar transferase, which gives rise to MSSAQHLLKRVVDLLIGLPLALVSLPIVLLLILLASLSTAQFGLFCQHRIGRHGKGFKLCKIRSLKGSDHLDVREMKRATAPFGKWLRNSKLDELPQLWQVVIGQMSLVGPRPDIPGYADQLQGEDRLILELRPGITGPASIKYKQEDTLLLSQEDPNAYNNEVIWPDKVRINKSYYQNWSLWTDFRYLWQSLI
- a CDS encoding polysaccharide biosynthesis/export family protein; amino-acid sequence: MKFYPLLLVICFGLMATSCITTKQLTYLQPSEEQQVDSLISLQKSQPPYRLQINDLLSIRVKALDQETVGFFNPIGEGNPNATTEERLYRDGFVVDRHGNIRIPSLGEVPVLGMTVEEVRKDIEERLLKDYFKEEAQIFVTVKLAGIRYTIAGEINGPGSNIIYRDQVSIMEAIANSGDIPVTGDKSDVIIIRQYPIGQKVHHINLNDLNAMNSPYYYIQPNDLILINPLPQKAIGSGTTGLQTFRDIVLVLTAATTTILLFISL
- a CDS encoding nucleotide sugar dehydrogenase, whose amino-acid sequence is MKENPQIVIIGLGYVGLPLAVAFAEKYRVIGFDINTARITELRQGKDHTLEVEEELLAAALMQDGESGLRFTSEPEELKGSDVFIITVPTPTDSQNKPVLTPLEKASETVGNILEPGQIVIYESTVYPGLTEEVCVPILEKESGLIFNKDFFAGYSPERINPGDKNHTIKKILKVTSGSTPEVARYIDGLYASVITAGTHLAPSIKVAEAAKVIENSQRDINIAFVNELAKIFNLLDIDTRAVLEAAGTKWNFLKFTPGLVGGHCIGVDPYYLAQKAESAGYNPEIILAGRRMNDSMGAHVASQVVKLMIQKEIPVKGAKALVLGVTFKENCPDIRNTRVVDVIAELKSYGLDVELYDPWAASEEVHEEYGLNLEEELKDDASYDVIVLCVAHNEFKSLNLELMSSSNSVIYDVKGILADDIVDGRL
- a CDS encoding sulfotransferase domain-containing protein: MSLGSLFDKIFEKNISGRIRNRFVQEGYKPITYSEPKDIFIAGYPKSGNTWVQNLLTGMLLGSASSTIPPKLVSELIPDVHAKNYYKRIFNTMHFKTHDLPMYHHKRVIHLIRDPRDVYVSYYHFLNMSGVEEVSFEAMLNGGKGLYKSTWMEHTKSWNNNPHDAQILTVRYEDLLVDPLRQMQNMAKFCDLELTDDLLTDIYRQNTIDSLRKKVSDQGWDYGKQYGKNSINFFRKGGSGNYKEELTKEQIQLINDRTEAMLKHYGYQF